The following coding sequences lie in one Phyllopteryx taeniolatus isolate TA_2022b chromosome 4, UOR_Ptae_1.2, whole genome shotgun sequence genomic window:
- the LOC133477279 gene encoding hemicentin-1-like has protein sequence MCASRWIKVTWLLHLFCSATSSLLSMHTPAPRLRSQISPPLPTMLPSGPSPSLSIPSVGGDRVDSAERAPCPLTLSPSSLVVRFGDPVKVNCSVLMKGFSLLGWVVTLVAPEPTVDSFLMWRVANMTEWSISPMCYAVSDLEGPCHRHLPVLVYKPPDRVSLTFANHTGPLLEHSQYTLHCTVHNVAPAGHLHVTFYRSQTPLARRHSNVTEKTPVTEVFTLDITARREDDGANYRCEAELQLHTTGRQKPVAVASEKVTTAVLFGPQLLCPAKLQVKIGESLRCEVRGNPEPSVIWLKDGRLVIPPTHSTRAHAGKYTVLATGLFGQRNVTMEVEVVTSRGTTSKCQRHFLLAVLLAPALNLL, from the exons ATGTGTGCGTCAAGGTGGATCAAGGTCACGTGGCTGCTTCACCTGTTTTGCTCAG CTACCTCATCTCTTCTTTCCATGCACACACCCGCTCCTCGCCTCCGCTCCCAAATATCTCCTCCTTTGCCCACAATGCTGCCGTCTGGGCCGTCTCCATCGCTCAGCATTCCTTCCGTCGGCGGAGACCGGGTGGATTCGGCGGAACGAGCCCCCTGCCCGCTCACCCTGTCCCCCTCCAGCCTGGTGGTCAG GTTTGGCGATCCAGTCAAAGTCAATTGCTCTGTGCTGATGAAGGGCTTTTCTCTGCTGGGATGGGTGGTCACACTG GTGGCTCCCGAGCCCACCGTGGATAGCTTTCTGATGTGGAGAGTGGCAAACATGACAGAGTGGAGCATTTCCCCCATGTGCTATGCAGTGTCCGACCTGGAAGGACCCTGTCATCGTCATCTTCCCGTCCTTGTTTACA AGCCTCCAGACCGCGTGTCCCTCACCTTCGCGAACCACACTGGCCCATTGTTGGAGCACAGTCAGTACACTCTGCACTGCACCGTCCACAACGTCGCCCCTGCTGGGCATCTCCACGTCACCTTCTACAGAAGCCAAACCCCACTGGCTCGACGACATTCAAACGTGACCGAGAAGACACCGGTGACTGAGGTCTTCACGCTAGACATCACGGCCAGAAGAGAAGACGACGGCGCCAACTACCGGTGTGAGGCCGAACTGCAACTGCACACAACCGGCAGACAGAAGCCTGTAGCGGTCGCATCTGAAAAAGTCACTACCGCAGTCCTGT TTGGGCCGCAACTGCTTTGTCCTGCAAAGCTGCAGGTCAAGATTGGAGAAAGCCTGCGCTGCGAGGTCCGAGGGAACCCAGAACCATCAGTTATCTGGCTCAAAGATGGCCGCCTGGTGATCCCGCCCACGCACTCGACAAGAGCGCACGCGGGAAAATACACAGTGTTGGCCACGGGACTTTTTGGACAGAGAAACGTGACAATGGAGGTAGAGGTTGTGACGAGCAGAG GCACCACAAGCAAGTGTCAAAGACACTTCCTGTTGGCAGTCCTGCTGGCACCGGCACTGAACTTGCTGTAA
- the LOC133477280 gene encoding protein GPR108-like yields MAVAHRAGVVVGLLLLFFLDGSRARIHKLTLKNETRFFVHLNTFGFYANGTLDVNLRSLRLPLQLVNYSGYPVGFSLSRSRVSGVLSYTAEETETCPLTLTKTTNNEPLILFLINISSPSVNVRVLGDQDSILTSRPKASVHIKERGQRSSREAPAEIPAKPAEPAKDDVKTSDKTADEAKTKTNVEPVDETKKEKTVENTLTEFQLASTKQLALALDKVNDTYTFNFHLLLGLLAEGLYNFNFYYCQNMVPGIDLPYSFTLEVTEKNPGGFLSAAEIPLSRLYIGMAGVFFTAAMVWVYTLMKHRYSVFKIHWLMTALAFTKSTSLVFHSINYHFINTEGHPIEGWAVMYYITHLLKGALLFITLALIGTGWAFVKYILSDKEKKIFMIVIPLQCLANVAYIIIESTEEGSSEYPLWKEILFLVDLICCGAILFPVVWSIRHLQEASSTDGKAAMNLEKLKLFRHYYVMIVCYIYFTRIIAILLKVTMPFQWQWCYEFLVEVSTLIFFVLTGYKFRPASNNPYLQLPQDEEDEEMDEIVTESGALEGISKVKKTSNGRERQKEATL; encoded by the exons ATGGCCGTGGCGCACCGAGCTGGCGTCGTGGTCGGATTACTGCTCCTCTTTTTTCTGGATGGCTCCAGGGCAAGGATACACAAACTCACCCTGAAG AATGAAACTCGCTTTTTCGTCCACCTCAACACTTTTGGCTTTTATGCTAACGGCACTCTGGATGTGAACCTGCGCTCTCTGCGCCTCCCACTACAGCTGGTCAACTACAGCGGATACCCA gtCGGGTTTAGCCTCTCAAGGTCCCGTGTGAGTGGAGTCTTGTCTTACACA GCTGAAGAGACTGAGACATGCCCTCTCACACTCACTAAAACCACCAACAATGAACCGCTCATCCTTTTTCTCATTAACATCAGCAGCcccag CGTCAACGTCCGTGTCCTCGGCGATCAAGACAGCATATTAACTAGCAGACCGAAGGCCAGTGTGCACATCAAAGAGAGAG GTCAGAGGTCAAGCAGGGAGGCTCCCGCTGAGATTCCAGCTAAGCCGGCAGAGCCGGCAAAAGATGACGTTAAGACGTCGGACAAAACGGCAGATGAGGCAAAGACGAAAACAAATGTAGAGCCCGTGGATGAGACGAAGAAAGAGAAGACGGTGGAAAATACGCTCACTGAATTCCAG TTGGCGTCCACCAAACAGCTGGCGCTCGCTTTGGATAAGGTTAATGACACCTACACATTCAAC TTCCACCTGCTTCTGGGCCTGCTGGCCGAAGGCCTGTACAACTTCAACTTCTACTACTGTCAGAACATGGTGCCTGGCATCGACCTGCCGTACTCCTTCACC CTGGAGGTGACCGAGAAAAATCCCGGAGGCTTCTTGTCGGCGGCCGAAATACCGCTCTCCCGCCTCTACATCGGCATGGCCGGAGTTTTCTTCACTGCCGCCATGGTGTGGGTGTACACGCTGATGAAGCACAG GTACAGCGTGTTTAAGATCCACTGGTTGATGACGGCGCTGGCCTTCACCAAGTCCACCTCGCTGGTGTTCCACAGC ATCAACTATCACTTCATCAACACCGAGGGGCATCCCATCGAGGGCTGGGCTGTCATGTATTACATCACTCACCT GCTCAAGGGGGCACTGCTGTTCATCACGCTGGCACTGATTGGCACCGGCTGGGCCTTTGTCAAGTACATCCTGTCTGATAAGGAGAAGAAGATCTTCATGATCGTCATTCCC CTGCAGTGCCTGGCCAACGTGGCCTACATCATCATCGAGTCCACGGAGGAAGGCTCCAGCGAGTACCCGCTGTGGAAGGAGATCCTCTTCCTGGTCGACCTCATCTGCTGCGGCGCCATCCTGTTCCCTGTCGTCTG GTCCATCCGTCACCTCCAAGAGGCTTCGAGCACGGACGGAAAAG CTGCCATGAATTTGGAGAAGCTCAAGCTCTTCCGTCACTACTACGTCATG ATCGTGTGTTACATCTACTTCACGAGGATCATCGCCATCCTGCTGAAGGTCACAATGCCCTTCCAGTGGCAGTGGTGCTACGAG TTCCTGGTGGAGGTATCCACTCTGATCTTCTTCGTGTTGACGGGCTACAAATTCCGGCCCGCCTCCAACAATCCGTACCTCCAGCTGCCCCAGGACGAAGAAGACgaagagatggatgaaat AGTGACTGAGTCGGGCGCCCTGGAGGGCATTTCCAAAGTCAAGAAGACGTCTAACGGACGCGAGCGGCAGAAGGAGGCCACCTTGTGA
- the soul5l gene encoding uncharacterized protein soul5l gives MRRKLILAAFDYNPQLVTKVRHSAAHHHHRHRHRHCRRRCRCSITASPSFLREGRTPSSMTFTSVLAVLALVVTTEGSVGPSTNGSFCTESKECLQFELVCKTDEYEVRHYSPTRWVSTDAEAYFMGVGAAMAFRRLFQYITGANEAGIQMEMTAPVLVKIPEETKMWEPAVYTLNFPLPQAYQDKPPAPTNDKLYFTEMPEMDVYVRSYGGWMLSVTSRLHAHLLTKELERVRAAYNRTYHYGVGYDSPLKLLDRHNEVWYVSEGPPVCSDPQEPTRAHAARTPPGPPTDLPLDPLADSLSDSPALSTANLTSSNTSDVPTDAPSGTPTAAPPSPSSSRLWANLSPTPGSVQVLTDVPPNATGSASVAPSPEPQGDAAPWNSTERVLADPQQDGV, from the exons atgcggaggaaactcattttggccgctttcgattacaacccacagctcgtgaccaaag TGCGTCACAGTGCAGCACACCATCACCATCGCCATCGCCACCGCCACTGCCGTCGCCGCTGCCGCTGCAGCATCACAGCGTCTCCATCATTTCTGCGGGAAGGACGCACACCCAGCAGCAT GACTTTCACCTCAGTGTTGGCTGTGTTGGCCCTTGTGGTTACCACTGAAGGAAGTGTTGG CCCGAGCACCAATGGCAGCTTTTGCACAGAGTCAAAGGAATGTCTACAGTTTGAGCTGGTCTGCAAAACAGATGAATATGAA gtgCGACACTACAGCCCCACTCGCTGGGTGTCCACAGATGCCGAGGCCTACTTCATGGGCGTGGGTGCTGCCATGGCCTTCAGGAGACTTTTTCAGTACATCACAGGTGCCAATGAAGCAG GTATCCAAATGGAGATGACCGCGCCCGTGCTGGTTAAAATCCCAGAGGAGACCAAAATGTGGGAGCCAGCCGTCTACACGCTCAACTTCCCGCTGCCGCAAGCCTATCAAGACAAGCCACCTGCACCCACCAATGACAAG TTGTATTTCACCGAGATGCCCGAGATGGACGTGTACGTACGCAGTTATGGTGGTTGGATGCTGTCGGTGACGTCCAGGCTTCACGCccacctgctgactaaagagcTGGAAAGAGTGCGAGCGGCCTACAACCGCACCTACCACTACGGTGTCGGCTACGACAG tcCCTTAAAGCTTCTCGACAGGCACAACGAGGTGTGGTACGTGTCCGAGGGGCCGCCGGTGTGCTCGGATCCACAGGAGCCCACCCGTGCTCACGCCGCCAGGACGCCACCTGGCCCTCCTACCGACCTCCCACTGGACCCCCTCGCAGACTCGCTCTCTGACTCCCCCGCCCTCTCGACCGCCAACCTGACATCTTCCAACACCTCGGACGTGCCCACCGACGCCCCCTCAGGCACGCCCACCGCCGCGCCCCCCAGCCCTTCTTCCTCGCGTCTCTGGGCCAACCTAAGCCCCACCCCCGGCTCGGTTCAGGTCCTGACGGACGTGCCACCCAACGCCACGGGGTCCGCCTCTGTGGCCCCCTCGCCAGAACCCCAGGGGGACGCCGCCCCGTGGAACAGCACGGAGCGTGTTTTGGCTGACCCCCAACAAGATGGCGTTTAA